From a region of the Labrus mixtus chromosome 5, fLabMix1.1, whole genome shotgun sequence genome:
- the LOC132974198 gene encoding T-box transcription factor TBX5-like, with protein MSQQAFTNTSFTATSTTSTTSTTSSSYQWDMANGEDQFGLADSPESDCMDSPKDTEKEKPSYTLNAPSSPQTASSQQGMEGIKVFLHDRELWTKFDEVGTEMIITKAGRRMFPSYKVKVTGLNPKTKYILLMDIVPADDHRYKFADNKWSVTGKAEPAMPGRLYVHPDSPATGSHWSRQLVSFQKLKLTNNHLDPFGHIILNSMHKYQPRLHIVKADENNGFGSKNTAFCTHVFSETAFIAVTSYQNHKITQLKIENNPFAKGFRGSDDNELHRMAKLQGKDYPVIPRSTVRQRGCSTGSPYSGEGRGLRGSPEAVSSPYSCENGLNSSSPQELLNAPPAHYILPHLNLQHGQQSQVFHCTKRGKVENCSSGNRHHPYKKPFTGSSPSEGESYFRPSSYHPPPPGLSNTPALGLTDSPYTSDMGQRQACMYAGSEPRLDELNCTSWSYTCPLPSAMTPVDPYPPYTSHPPYSSSPQGSRLSAIAHQSSSPLGEHMAHDPYQSQSCGPQPQSSQSVHSRQLSPPLREYPRYTANLSPPLYHTLETHTHIRCGVPEWSAAS; from the exons ATGAGCCAGCAAGCCTTCACCAATACCAGCTTCACCGCCAccagcaccaccagcaccaccagcaccaccagCAGCTCATATCAG tgggaCATGGCAAACGGAGAAGACCAGTTCGGCCTTGCAGATAGTCCGGAGTCGGACTGCATGGATTCCCCAAAAGACACCGAAAAGGAGAAACCGAGCTACACCCTGAACGCACCATCTTCACCGCAGACAGCCTCTAGCCAGCAG GGGATGGAGGGAATCAAAGTTTTCCTTCATGACAGAGAACTTTGGACAAAGTTTGATGAAGTGGGGACTGAAATGATCATCACTAAGGCTGGGAG GAGGATGTTCCCCAGTTACAAAGTGAAGGTCACAGGACTCAACCCAAAAACCAAGTACATCCTCCTAATGGACATCGTGCCCGCAGATGACCATCGCTACAAGTTCGCAGACAACAAATG GTCGGTGACGGGAAAGGCGGAGCCCGCGATGCCCGGGAGGCTCTACGTTCACCCGGACTCTCCTGCCACCGGATCTCACTGGAGCCGCCAGCTCGTCTCTTTTCAGAAGCTCAAACTCACCAACAACCACCTGGACCCCTTTGGACAC ATAATACTGAACTCCATGCACAAATACCAGCCCCGACTCCACATAGTAAAGGCGGACGAGAACAACGGCTTCGGCTCCAAAAACACTGCTTTCTGCACCCACGTATTCTCGGAGACCGCCTTCATTGCTGTGACGTCCTACCAGAACCACAAG ATTACACAGTTGAAGATTGAGAATAATCCCTTTGCGAAAGGATTCAGAGGCAGCGACGACAACGAGCTGCACCGCATGGCCAAGCTACAAGG TAAAGACTACCCCGTGATCCCTCGCAGTACAGTCCGTCAGAGAGGCTGCTCCACCGGGAGTCCCTACAGTGGGGAGGGTCGGGGTCTGCGGGGATCCCCCGAAGCTGTCAGCTCCCCCTACAGCTGTGAGAATGGCTTGAACAGCAGCAGCCCCCAGGAGCTGCTGAACGCTCCCCCTGCACACTACATTCTCCCTCACCTGAACCTGCAGCACGGCCAACAGTCACAGGTTTTCCACTGCACCAAGAGAGGAAAAG tgGAGAACTGCTCTTCAGGAAACCGCCATCACCCATACAAGAAACCCTTCACTGGTAGCTCACCAAGCGAGGGCGAGTCCTACTTTCGCCCCTCCTCCTACCATCCCCCTCCACCCGGCCTCTCCAACACCCCTGCCCTGGGCCTCACTGACTCCCCCTACACCTCAGACATGGGACAGCGTCAGGCGTGCATGTATGCCGGCTCAGAGCCCAGACTGGATGAACTAAACTGTACATCCTGGTCTTACACCTGCCCGCTCCCTTCTGCAATGACCCCTGTGGACCCCTACCCACCTTACACCTCCCACCCCCCCTACAGCTCAAGTCCTCAGGGTTCTCGACTCAGCGCAATAGCCCACCAGAGCTCATCTCCTCTGGGTGAACACATGGCCCACGACCCCTATCAGAGCCAGAGCTGCGGACCTCAGCCTCAGAGCTCCCAGAGTGTTCACAGCAGGCAGCTCAGCCCTCCTCTCAGAGAGTACCCTCGCTACACGGCCAACCTGTCCCCTCCTCTTTACCACACgctagagacacacacacacatccggtGCGGGGTGCCAGAATGGAGCGCAGCCTCGTAA
- the iqcd gene encoding dynein regulatory complex protein 10 encodes MSEGTIGLVKTETRSEDAPKSCDELSGRKLLSPEAGCSSKILENCISEVEFVLTLPAFLKLNSLSCVADTELSRALQEHQTLAERLETLEGLRQESGGEQEKGSEERAQRDFKKSVKNLLRLVRARPDVISDFRAEQDMEVGESESILINELKKFHSHMAEKLLTSVSEELKQTLYKPTSSPPIPSHTLDLINSAEEKLSAAITEKDAEISQQNIEIENLQSCLEEKNKEEAALSISGDKQHPHVKTVKMIRLEQEIDQLKTQLKSLKLEHRQAEGVILEKNEELEKEIESLLQNFDADIGELQTHLDVIEKDHEKELEELRKQEQSFSVLEVEFNQIQEKHRLEEEKRKQEMKDLVLKTKAAIYAQAWWRGYMTRKALKNKGKSKKAKKGKGKKIK; translated from the exons ATGTCAGAAGGGACAATAGGACTGGTGAAGACAGAGACCAGATCTGAAGATGCTCCAAAGAGCTGCGATGAACTGTCAGGGAGGAAGCTGCTTTCTCCTGAGGCTGGATGCAGCTCAAAGATATTGGAAAACTGCATCAGTGAAGTTGAGTTTGTATTAACTCTGCCTGCTTTTCTCAAGTTAAACAGTTTGTCTTGTGTTGCTGATACGGAGTTGAGCAGGGCACTCCAAGAACATCAAACTTTAGCTGAAAGACTTGAGACACTAGAAGGTCTCAGGCAGGAGTCAGGAGGAGAGCAAGAGAAGGGTAGTGAAGAAAGAGCTCAACGGGACTTCAAGAAGTCTGTCAAGAATCTGCTCAGGCTTGTACGAGCCCGTCCAGATGTCATTTCTGATTTTAGGGCAGAGCAGGATATGGAAGTAGGGGAGAGCGAGTCCATACTAATTAATGAGCTCAAAAAGTTTCACAGCCATATGGCGGAAAAGTTGCTAACCAGTGTGAGTGAGGAGCTAAAGCAAACCCTCTACAAGCCTACTTCTTCACCCCCCATTCCCTCTCACACACTGGACCTCATAAATTCAGCGGAAGAAAAATTGTCTGCAGCAATAACGGAAAAAGATGCAGAG ATTTCTCAACAAAATATAGAGATAGAAAATTTGCAGAGTTGTctagaagagaaaaacaaagaggaagcaGCCTTGTCCATTTCTGGAGATAAGCAGCACCCGCATGTCAAGACAGTGAAGATGATCCGTTTGGAACAGGAAATAGATCAACTGAAGACCCAGCTGAAGAGTTTAAAGCTtgaacacagacaggcagagggaGTGATCCTAGAG AAAAATGAAGAATTGGAAAAAGAAATTGAATCCCTGCTTCAAAATTTTGATGCTGATATCGGAGAACTCCAG ACCCACCTGGATGTCATTGAAAAAGATCATgagaaggagctggaggagctgaggaaacAGGAGCAATCATTTTCTGTCCTAGAGGTGGAGTTCAACCAGATCCAGGAGAAGCATCGGCttgaggaagagaagaggaaacaggagatGAAGGATCTGGTGCTGAAGACCAAAGCTGCTATTTATGCCCAGGCCTGGTGGAGAGGCTACATGACTCGCAAGGCTTTAAAGAACAAGGGCAAaagcaaaaaggccaaaaaaggCAAAGGCAAGAAGATCAAATAA